From Acipenser ruthenus chromosome 23, fAciRut3.2 maternal haplotype, whole genome shotgun sequence, the proteins below share one genomic window:
- the LOC131699673 gene encoding ras-related protein Rab-24-like — protein MSGQRVDAKVVMLGKEYVGKTSLVERYVHKRFLVGPYQNTIGAAFVAKPIQVGERVVTLGIWDTAGSERYEAMSRIYYRGAKAAIVCYDLTDSSSFQRVQFWVKELQSCEELCRIYLCGTKSDLVGNDRSTRKVDYHDVQDYADEIKAQLFETSSKEGRNIDELFQKVAEDYHNSTSFQLMTEEKGVDLGQKRDSYFYSCCH, from the exons ATGAGTGGCCAGCGCGTGGATGCCAAGGTGGTGATGCTGGGGAAAGAGTACGTGGGCAAGACCAGCCTGGTGGAGAGATACGTCCACAAACGCTTCCTCGTGGGGCCCTACCAGAAC ACTATCGGAGCAGCATTCGTTGCCAAACCAATCCAAGTAGGAGAGAGAGTGGTGACCCTGGGGATCTGG GACACGGCCGGATCAGAGCGCTATGAGGCCATGAGCCGGATCTACTACCGAGGAGCCAAAGCAGCCATCGTGTGCTACG ATCTGACGGACAGTAGCAGTTTTCAGAGGGTCCAGTTCTGGGTGAAGGAattgcagagctgtgaagag CTGTGCAGAATCTACTTGTGCGGCACCAAGAGTGACCTCGTTGGGAATGACCGCAGCACGAGGAAGGTGGATTACCACGATGTCCAGGACTACGCTGACG AGATAAAAGCTCAGCTGTTTGAAACGTCGAGTAAAGAGGGTCGGAATATAG ATGAGCTGTTCCAGAAAGTAGCCGAGGATTATCACAACAGCACCTCCTTCCAACTGATGACCG AGGAGAAGGGGGTCGACCTGGGACAGAAGAGGGACTCCTATTTCTATTCCTGCTGCCACTGA